A window from Peromyscus eremicus chromosome 1, PerEre_H2_v1, whole genome shotgun sequence encodes these proteins:
- the Tigd3 gene encoding tigger transposable element-derived protein 3 has protein sequence MELSTKKKLHALSLAEKIQVLELLDESKMSQSEVARRFQVSQPQISRICKNKEKLLADWCSGTANHERKRKRESKYSGIDEALLCWYHIARAKAWDVTGPMLLHKAKELADIMGQDFVPSIGWLVRWKRRNNVGFGARQVLVPLFPPEPPPPGLPSQAQPPLSLKDFSPEDVFGCAEVPLLYRAVPGRVFACDRLQVLLCANSRGTEKRRVFVGGLEAAPRCFFGVNSEALPASYHPDLAIPWSEWLAQFDQDMGQQGRQVALLLAAGVAEEWASLPGLHHVRLLPLSASSTTPSLPGSVVLAFKAHYRHRLLSKLSAMQSGGEGTSVAEARASITVLDALHMVAAAWAKVPPQLISSSFVQEGLAPGETPLSLDKDTETSPVPSGLGQEEFSRFVDLEDEDPGPRVCKEEAGTEDNGREEDGFESLPTKADALRALCTLRRWLECNSASPELFEKFYDCEVEVEQLCCL, from the coding sequence ATGGAGCTGAGCACAAAAAAGAAGCTTCACGCCCTGTCCCTGGCTGAGAAAATCCAGGTGCTGGAACTCCTGGATGAGTCCAAAATGTCCCAGTCAGAGGTGGCCCGGCGCTTCCAGGTCTCCCAGCCCCAGATCTCACGTATCTGCAAGAATAAGGAGAAGCTGCTGGCAGACTGGTGTAGTGGCACAGCCAACCACGAGCGCAAGCGCAAGCGCGAATCCAAATACAGTGGCATCGACGAGGCTCTGCTCTGCTGGTACCACATTGCCCGAGCCAAGGCCTGGGATGTAACAGGGCCCATGCTGCTCCACAAGGCCAAGGAGCTGGCCGACATTATGGGCCAGGATTTTGTGCCCAGCATTGGCTGGCTGGTCCGCTGGAAACGCCGAAACAATGTGGGCTTTGGGGCTCGCCAGGTCCTTGTCCCTCTGTTCCCTCCTGAACCACCTCCCCCTGGGCTTCCATCCCAGGCCCAGCCACCTCTTTCCCTTAAAGACTTCTCACCAGAAGACGTTTTTGGCTGTGCCGAAGTGCCCTTGTTGTATCGGGCAGTGCCTGGCAGAGTGTTTGCATGCGATCGGTTGCAGGTACTGCTGTGTGCCAACAGCAGAGGCACAGAAAAGCGAAGGGTATTTGTGGGTGGGCTCGAGGCTGCCCCGAGATGCTTCTTTGGGGTCAACAGTGAGGCACTACCTGCCTCTTATCACCCTGATCTAGCCATCCCCTGGTCAGAGTGGTTGGCACAGTTTGACCAGGACATGGGACAGCAGGGCCGACAGGTAGCCTTGCTGCTGGCTGCCGGAGTGGCGGAGGAATGGGCCAGCCTTCCTGGACTTCACCACGTGCGACTCCTGCCTCTCTCGGCCTCCAGCACCACACcttccctgcctggctctgtggtTTTGGCCTTCAAGGCCCATTACCGTCACCGTCTGCTGAGCAAACTGTCTGCCATGCAGAGTGGGGGAGAGGGCACCTCAGTGGCTGAAGCCAGGGCCAGCATCACGGTGTTAGATGCTCTGCATATggtggcagcagcttgggccaaGGTGCCTCCTCAGCTCATTTCGAGCAGCTTCGTTCAGGAAGGGCTCGCTCCAGGCGAAACACCGCTGTCTCTGGACAAAGACACAGAAACGTCTCCAGTCCCCAGTGGGCTGGGTCAGGAGGAGTTTTCCCGCTTTGTGGACCTGGAGGATGAGGACCCGGGGCCTAGAGTATGCAAAGAGGAAGCTGGTACTGAAGATAACGGGAGGGAAGAGGATGGCTTTGAGTCCCTGCCCACCAAAGCTGATGCCCTGAGGGCACTGTGCACCTTGAGGAGGTGGCTTGAATGTAACAGCGCCTCTCCAGAGCTCTTTGAAAAATTCTACGATTGTGAGGTGGAGGTGGAGCAGCTCTGCTGTCTGTGA